The following proteins are co-located in the Leptospira weilii genome:
- the map gene encoding type I methionyl aminopeptidase → MRAAGKLAARLLDYISSYVQPGVSTLQLNDLSEEFTKKHGAKSAPLGYKGFPKSICTSVNQVVCHGIPKATEVLKEGDIINIDVTPLLDGYHGDSSRTFIVGGKTSPEVETLVKDTERAMYVGIEQVKPGNRVHDIANAIDDFLTPKGYGIVRDLMGHGIGRGFHEDPQIPHFRQNRKLSKLEPGMIFTIEPMVNLGTWQVNFSKEDRWTVTTKDGKWSAQFEHTVLVTEKGYEILTVSD, encoded by the coding sequence ATGAGAGCGGCTGGGAAACTGGCCGCTAGGCTTTTGGATTATATTTCCTCTTATGTTCAGCCGGGTGTTTCCACTCTCCAGTTGAATGACCTCAGCGAAGAGTTTACGAAAAAGCACGGGGCTAAATCCGCTCCGCTCGGTTATAAGGGTTTTCCTAAATCGATTTGTACTTCCGTAAATCAAGTTGTTTGTCACGGGATTCCTAAGGCGACTGAAGTTTTGAAAGAAGGAGATATCATTAACATTGATGTGACTCCTCTTTTGGACGGTTATCACGGAGATTCGTCACGCACGTTTATTGTCGGCGGCAAGACAAGCCCCGAAGTGGAGACCCTTGTAAAAGATACGGAGAGGGCGATGTACGTCGGAATCGAACAAGTCAAACCGGGCAATCGTGTGCACGATATCGCGAATGCGATCGATGATTTCCTAACTCCCAAAGGATACGGAATCGTAAGGGATTTGATGGGACACGGGATCGGAAGAGGATTTCATGAAGATCCGCAGATTCCTCATTTTCGTCAAAATCGAAAACTTTCCAAGTTGGAGCCGGGAATGATTTTCACGATCGAACCGATGGTAAATCTTGGAACATGGCAGGTGAATTTTTCCAAAGAGGATCGTTGGACTGTAACGACCAAAGACGGTAAGTGGTCCGCGCAATTCGAACATACGGTTCTCGTTACCGAAAAAGGCTATGAAATTTTAACCGTTTCCGATTAA
- a CDS encoding DUF350 domain-containing protein → METVLGYLSALGKDAVFFLISFVLFYVGKKIKDWIEPGDLDREIIVNNNTAVSSGLAGYYFGLTLILLVILSSPGTDFISDCFEVLYYGILGILLLNLSYFINDKVIFRSLDFNELLYSGRNVSVGAVVFGSSVASSVIIAASLNGDGVNFAFSIWKDLGLLESAQKLLNGSLLGVVFFSIGQIALILFTFAYRKIVPYSLDAELKEKENLASGISYSGALIALGIIIARALHKNPVSMEHTLLQIFLDFILGLIVIPAVRLITDAVILPGSTLKEEISRDQNVGVGILEAIVLISFAGILFYTV, encoded by the coding sequence ATGGAAACGGTACTTGGTTATCTGAGCGCTTTAGGTAAAGACGCGGTATTTTTTTTAATCAGTTTTGTTCTCTTTTACGTCGGTAAAAAAATCAAAGATTGGATCGAACCCGGCGATCTCGATCGAGAAATTATAGTCAATAACAACACCGCCGTATCTTCCGGTTTAGCCGGTTATTATTTCGGACTTACATTGATCTTATTGGTCATTCTATCATCTCCGGGAACGGATTTTATTTCGGATTGTTTTGAGGTTTTATACTACGGGATTTTAGGAATCCTTCTTTTAAATTTATCCTACTTTATCAACGATAAGGTGATCTTTCGGAGTTTGGATTTTAACGAACTCTTATATTCGGGAAGAAACGTTTCCGTGGGAGCCGTGGTATTCGGTAGTAGCGTCGCTTCCTCTGTGATCATTGCGGCCTCTCTGAATGGAGATGGTGTGAACTTCGCTTTTTCGATCTGGAAGGATTTGGGGCTTTTAGAGTCGGCTCAAAAACTTTTGAATGGAAGTTTGCTTGGGGTTGTGTTTTTTTCCATAGGACAAATCGCTCTTATTCTATTTACTTTCGCGTATCGTAAGATTGTTCCTTATTCTCTGGACGCCGAACTCAAGGAAAAAGAAAATCTTGCGTCTGGAATTTCTTACAGCGGTGCGTTAATCGCTCTTGGAATCATCATCGCGAGGGCCCTTCATAAAAATCCAGTGTCGATGGAACATACTCTCTTGCAGATATTTTTGGATTTTATACTTGGGTTGATTGTGATTCCGGCCGTAAGACTGATTACGGACGCGGTGATTTTGCCTGGGAGCACTTTAAAGGAAGAGATCAGCCGAGATCAGAATGTGGGAGTTGGGATTTTGGAAGCGATCGTGCTGATCAGCTTTGCGGGAATCTTATTTTATACGGTATAA
- a CDS encoding LIC_11502 family protein produces MQKELSGKIKFSRTELELLPKHSDFISHTDVISAVRLTLLPKDKLAKQIVFASILGVLKGFNERDLKPFHVSHKYIFSELRSEVLKTIEVTDSIDTISNENRIKLLKEAFDYGIRKVYHLEWKLYTSREIY; encoded by the coding sequence ATGCAAAAAGAATTATCCGGAAAAATCAAGTTTTCTCGAACAGAACTCGAATTACTTCCCAAACATTCTGATTTCATTTCTCACACGGATGTCATCTCCGCAGTTCGCCTAACCCTTTTACCTAAGGATAAGCTTGCAAAACAAATCGTATTCGCTTCCATCCTCGGTGTGCTAAAAGGTTTTAATGAAAGAGATTTAAAACCGTTTCATGTAAGTCATAAATACATTTTTTCGGAACTCCGCTCCGAAGTTTTAAAAACAATAGAAGTCACAGATTCAATCGATACGATCTCGAACGAAAATAGAATCAAACTCCTCAAAGAAGCCTTCGACTACGGCATCCGCAAAGTTTATCATTTGGAATGGAAACTCTATACTTCCAGAGAAATCTACTAA
- the queG gene encoding tRNA epoxyqueuosine(34) reductase QueG — translation MIESKEIISEFKTLIESSGFDLYGICDAKIPQEDKENILTWVQEGKHGKMDWYPKNMDLRLNFKNLGFDPLSVIVLGAIYNDPEYGEVSKGMLFRFSRYAIGEDYHRVLRRLAKSVIRELRKKYPNHRFRQGVDSLPVPEKVLARLAGLGWKAKNTNLIHPDFGSFFFITVILTDLPIYTTQIQVKDRCGTCTACIDACPTGALKPYQIDAGKCISHHTMEDPSEKISDTHGWLAGCDICQDVCPWNRVKADKKGVRTNVEEFKVRSYFKGNSDFLLSLNEREFEEYFFDSAISRMSFKMYQRNIKMIKR, via the coding sequence ATGATCGAAAGTAAAGAAATAATTTCCGAATTCAAAACCTTGATCGAAAGCTCCGGTTTTGATCTTTATGGAATTTGTGACGCTAAAATTCCGCAAGAAGACAAAGAAAACATTCTTACCTGGGTTCAGGAAGGAAAACATGGGAAGATGGATTGGTATCCGAAAAACATGGATCTTCGTTTGAATTTTAAGAATCTTGGTTTTGATCCGCTTTCCGTCATCGTGCTTGGTGCAATTTACAACGATCCGGAATATGGAGAAGTTAGCAAAGGAATGTTATTTCGGTTTTCAAGATATGCGATCGGTGAAGATTATCACAGGGTTTTAAGAAGACTTGCAAAATCTGTTATCCGAGAGCTAAGGAAAAAATATCCGAATCACAGATTCCGTCAAGGAGTAGATTCTCTACCGGTTCCAGAAAAAGTCTTAGCTAGGCTCGCGGGACTTGGATGGAAGGCAAAGAACACAAATCTTATTCATCCGGACTTCGGATCCTTTTTTTTTATCACTGTCATTCTCACTGACTTGCCGATTTATACGACTCAAATCCAAGTCAAAGATCGTTGTGGTACGTGCACAGCTTGCATAGACGCATGTCCTACCGGCGCTTTAAAACCCTATCAAATTGACGCAGGAAAATGTATTTCTCATCATACGATGGAAGATCCTTCGGAAAAGATTTCCGATACACACGGCTGGCTTGCGGGCTGCGATATTTGTCAGGACGTTTGTCCTTGGAATCGTGTAAAGGCCGACAAGAAAGGAGTTCGAACGAATGTTGAAGAATTTAAAGTTCGATCTTATTTTAAAGGGAATTCGGATTTTCTACTATCTCTTAATGAACGGGAATTCGAAGAATACTTTTTTGATTCCGCGATATCGCGCATGAGTTTTAAAATGTACCAAAGAAACATAAAGATGATAAAAAGATGA
- a CDS encoding PepSY-associated TM helix domain-containing protein, producing MNRKKLYSLHSILGICSGLFLVAIGLSGSLLVFGHEIDQLLHPNRWYVADGTERLSIDTLREKLNQALPSHALAGWLLSEKRNQPDQVWLHFLDSDQKKEFVILLNPYTGKILGKLSEDLSGSFYGWVLNLHYTLFMGSFGYFLTGIFGVIFVFQGISGIILYRSIWQNLFRLRKGQSLRTYFSDFHKLVGVFTLIFNLVLGFTGAWWSARSTAGFFARGFSEEKKIGSFFNRSISMNALLRDAIDQIPDFRLGFISFPHHHEKDPIQFYGTEKEHNPFRSRFGSYFIFDSESGKILKIFHLSNENLFYKIVDSFRPIHFGTFGGMFTKILWMILGFAPGVLYLSGIGVFISKRNSRNRRKNEKYRTISKISEND from the coding sequence ATGAATCGAAAGAAACTATATAGTCTGCATTCTATATTAGGAATTTGTAGTGGATTGTTCTTAGTGGCGATCGGTTTAAGCGGTTCTCTTTTGGTCTTTGGACATGAAATTGATCAGCTATTGCATCCGAATCGATGGTATGTTGCAGACGGAACCGAACGGCTGAGCATAGATACGCTTCGAGAAAAATTAAATCAAGCTCTTCCTTCCCATGCTTTAGCCGGTTGGTTACTTTCCGAAAAACGAAATCAACCGGATCAAGTTTGGCTTCATTTTTTAGATTCTGATCAAAAGAAGGAATTTGTAATTTTATTAAATCCTTATACTGGAAAAATTTTAGGAAAACTTTCCGAAGATCTTTCTGGTTCTTTTTACGGCTGGGTATTAAATCTACATTATACTTTGTTTATGGGTAGTTTCGGGTACTTTTTGACGGGAATTTTTGGAGTTATATTTGTTTTTCAAGGAATCAGTGGGATAATTCTCTATCGGAGTATTTGGCAAAATTTATTCCGGCTCAGAAAGGGCCAATCGCTTAGGACATATTTTTCGGATTTTCATAAATTAGTCGGAGTGTTTACTCTAATCTTTAATTTGGTTTTGGGTTTTACGGGGGCTTGGTGGAGTGCGCGATCCACCGCCGGATTTTTTGCTCGCGGGTTTTCAGAGGAAAAAAAAATCGGAAGCTTTTTTAACCGATCCATTTCAATGAATGCTTTATTACGAGATGCTATCGATCAAATTCCTGACTTTCGTCTGGGGTTTATTTCTTTTCCTCATCATCATGAAAAAGATCCGATTCAATTTTATGGCACTGAGAAAGAGCACAATCCGTTTCGAAGTCGGTTTGGTTCCTATTTTATCTTTGATTCGGAATCGGGAAAGATATTAAAGATCTTTCATCTTTCGAATGAAAATCTATTTTATAAAATTGTGGATTCGTTTCGTCCTATTCATTTCGGAACATTCGGGGGAATGTTCACAAAAATTCTTTGGATGATTTTGGGATTTGCCCCCGGAGTTTTATATCTTTCCGGAATAGGAGTTTTTATCTCAAAACGGAACTCAAGAAATCGAAGAAAAAACGAAAAGTATAGAACCATCTCAAAAATATCTGAAAACGATTGA
- the tnpA gene encoding IS66 family insertion sequence element accessory protein TnpA, with protein sequence MKKTTIDWPKEFEAFSKSGLSQREYCKERRLKYTTFRYHWERRFKRPDGDGFVEIPSSVVKGDLTCGPEFLIFKIDSSGKAHLAINLQLGLKQWS encoded by the coding sequence ATGAAAAAAACGACTATCGACTGGCCAAAAGAGTTTGAGGCATTTTCCAAAAGCGGGCTATCCCAACGAGAGTATTGTAAAGAAAGGCGACTCAAATACACAACGTTCCGCTATCATTGGGAGAGGCGATTTAAAAGACCGGATGGCGATGGCTTTGTAGAAATTCCGTCCTCAGTGGTGAAAGGCGACCTAACATGCGGACCTGAATTTTTAATCTTTAAAATAGATTCATCAGGCAAGGCACATCTCGCAATCAATCTTCAACTTGGTTTAAAGCAATGGAGCTAA
- the tnpB gene encoding IS66 family insertion sequence element accessory protein TnpB (TnpB, as the term is used for proteins encoded by IS66 family insertion elements, is considered an accessory protein, since TnpC, encoded by a neighboring gene, is a DDE family transposase.), with translation MELNPGNRKVYLRPGVTDLRKSNTLAMIVEGKMKKDPYEESLFLFCNRKKDKLKMLYWDRSGFCLWQKRLEESKFPWPNTEEEVQKIPVERLDWLLNGIDFFKEHKKLKYKKVS, from the coding sequence ATGGAGCTAAACCCTGGTAACAGAAAAGTGTATTTGCGACCTGGAGTCACGGATTTAAGAAAGTCGAATACACTTGCGATGATCGTAGAAGGTAAAATGAAGAAAGATCCGTATGAAGAAAGCCTATTTTTATTCTGCAATCGCAAGAAAGACAAATTAAAAATGCTCTACTGGGACAGGAGTGGATTTTGTCTTTGGCAGAAGAGATTGGAGGAAAGTAAATTTCCTTGGCCGAATACGGAGGAAGAAGTTCAAAAGATTCCTGTGGAAAGATTAGATTGGCTATTGAACGGAATCGATTTCTTTAAAGAGCACAAGAAATTAAAATACAAAAAAGTAAGCTGA
- a CDS encoding type II toxin-antitoxin system VapC family toxin produces MQNVALIDSGPIIALFNTNDKFHKSTYKFIKSYKGSLFSSWPVVTEVVYLLAFSVEAQSDFLEWIERGSIQILDIQLEDLRYIKTRMRKYSDLPMDLADASLMCIAEREGIERIISIDSDFSIYKTLKGKFLQNLLKV; encoded by the coding sequence ATGCAAAACGTAGCTTTAATTGATTCCGGTCCGATCATTGCTTTATTTAATACTAACGATAAATTTCATAAATCTACTTATAAATTTATTAAGTCTTATAAAGGCTCACTATTTTCATCGTGGCCAGTAGTTACTGAAGTTGTTTACTTGCTTGCATTTTCCGTAGAAGCTCAATCTGACTTTTTGGAATGGATTGAACGAGGAAGTATCCAAATCCTAGATATACAATTAGAAGACCTTCGATATATAAAAACCCGAATGAGAAAATATTCCGACTTACCTATGGATTTAGCTGATGCATCCTTAATGTGTATTGCAGAAAGAGAAGGGATTGAACGAATTATTAGTATTGATTCTGATTTTTCTATTTATAAAACATTGAAAGGGAAATTTTTACAAAACTTGTTAAAAGTATAA
- a CDS encoding ribbon-helix-helix protein, CopG family, which translates to MISLRLPPELERKLDSFAKSEGKSRSEIVKDSILEYIKNHGKMKTPFELGKDLFGKHASDVSDLAQNRKKYLHQSVKGKNAKRSFN; encoded by the coding sequence ATGATAAGTTTGCGTTTGCCACCAGAATTAGAAAGAAAATTAGATTCCTTTGCCAAATCTGAAGGCAAAAGTCGTTCAGAAATAGTTAAAGATTCTATCTTGGAATACATTAAAAATCATGGGAAAATGAAAACTCCATTTGAATTAGGAAAGGATTTATTTGGGAAGCATGCTTCTGACGTTTCCGATTTAGCTCAAAATCGAAAGAAATATCTTCATCAATCAGTTAAAGGTAAGAATGCAAAACGTAGCTTTAATTGA
- a CDS encoding efflux RND transporter permease subunit, which produces MKFLVEYFLSKSIFVNLLTFLIILIGGFTAVKMNREAFPNINFDIVSVVTVFPGASPTEIEKLVTKPLEEAIKEVDGIKEFRSASIENRSGIVITLDPDSTDTQKVVDDIKSAIDRVEDLPEEAEDPLVAEITTSRQPVIEIDISLKSNDSSIEAEKRLKAQAKVVEQALEDIPGVARISKRGWRDTEMQVDIDPMAMFSKYLTSQDIIFALKNRNINFPGGNIAGNQKEIILRTIGEFDSPQEIEEVHIRSNEVGNSIRIDNVAKVAEGLKEAEYLDKVNGKKTIALTVIKREKADAILVVDEAKKVIEEFKKNSKEEFEYAFVNDLSKYIRRRLGVLLSNAVGGLILVTASLFLFLGWRVALMTALGIPVSFGATFIVMNYLGLTLNLISMFGLIIVVGILVDDAIIICENVYRYMEEGMPVYEAALKGTSEVIDPVTATVTTTVAAFAPMLFMTGIFGKFIYSIPLVVIIALLASLSEAFFILPSHLYDINKHKFHSGEIKEESGWFYKLKVNYYLPLLKFALKHRLQIFIYLSAMLVGSFALFAVFGKFKLFPGSVDVFQIKLTGQTGMSLQEMERFTHVLETELAKISKVEIENYVTRVGIIQKDPNDPFTKRGKHYGQVLVYLAPEENRKRTTDTIISEVREKTIWLLNEKSVKVLEETRKKEAEKKKEEYKPFNLNTFPSEFSRFKGQLSALDFEKISGGPPVGKPVAIEIRGDDYDNLIAIGEEYKAVMAKVPGITDIGDDFNEGKDEIRIKVNESLASTAGVSVFKVAQAINTAFQGTVATKIKRADEEIEVKVRFPEEVRKSIGSLNNIFVSNQLGKLIPVSRLITYVREPGLANINHLDGKRLLTVTANLDESKTDTRRANAEIARLSKGIIDKYPGYRMRFGGENKDTEESLTSLGRAFLIAFIIIFMILASLFRSVIQPVIVVSSIPFSLIGVILAFILHGEYFGFLAFLGIVGLAGVVVNDSIVLVDFANQLKLEKPGEDIDSILIETGLLRLRPVVLTTVTTVLGLLPTAYGIGGRDPFLVPMALAFGWGLAFSSFLTLVAVPVLYKTIHNAQLRMNRLSSKFSR; this is translated from the coding sequence ATGAAATTCCTAGTCGAATATTTTCTCTCCAAAAGTATCTTTGTAAACCTACTTACCTTTTTAATCATTCTGATCGGAGGGTTCACCGCCGTAAAAATGAATCGAGAAGCGTTTCCGAATATCAACTTCGATATCGTAAGTGTCGTAACCGTATTTCCAGGCGCTTCTCCCACAGAGATCGAAAAACTTGTCACAAAACCTTTGGAAGAGGCGATCAAAGAAGTGGATGGAATCAAAGAATTCAGATCCGCTTCGATCGAAAATCGTTCCGGTATCGTGATTACTTTGGATCCAGATTCCACTGACACTCAGAAAGTCGTAGATGACATAAAGTCCGCAATCGATCGAGTGGAAGACCTTCCCGAAGAAGCGGAAGATCCTCTCGTTGCGGAAATCACAACGTCTAGACAACCCGTCATCGAAATCGATATCAGTCTGAAATCGAACGATTCGAGTATCGAGGCCGAAAAACGTCTCAAAGCTCAAGCGAAAGTAGTAGAACAGGCTTTGGAAGATATTCCGGGCGTCGCTAGAATTTCCAAACGAGGCTGGAGAGATACCGAAATGCAGGTGGACATCGATCCCATGGCGATGTTTTCCAAATATCTCACGAGTCAGGATATCATTTTCGCATTAAAAAATCGTAATATTAATTTTCCCGGCGGCAATATCGCCGGAAACCAGAAAGAAATCATCCTAAGAACCATCGGAGAATTCGATTCTCCCCAAGAAATTGAGGAAGTTCACATTCGATCCAACGAAGTCGGGAATTCGATCCGAATCGACAATGTGGCAAAAGTCGCCGAAGGTTTGAAAGAAGCCGAATATTTGGATAAGGTCAACGGGAAAAAAACGATCGCCTTAACCGTCATAAAGCGGGAAAAGGCCGACGCAATTCTAGTCGTAGACGAAGCTAAAAAAGTTATCGAAGAATTTAAGAAAAATTCCAAAGAAGAATTCGAGTATGCGTTCGTAAACGATCTTTCCAAATATATTCGAAGAAGACTGGGAGTGCTACTTTCCAACGCAGTCGGAGGACTTATTCTAGTAACGGCTTCCTTGTTCTTATTTTTAGGATGGAGAGTCGCTCTGATGACCGCTCTCGGAATTCCGGTTTCTTTCGGGGCCACATTCATCGTTATGAATTACCTGGGCCTTACCCTAAATCTGATTTCCATGTTCGGTTTGATTATCGTTGTGGGGATCCTCGTCGACGACGCGATCATCATCTGTGAAAACGTGTATCGTTATATGGAAGAAGGAATGCCCGTCTACGAAGCCGCGTTAAAAGGAACCAGCGAAGTAATCGATCCTGTTACGGCTACCGTAACGACCACCGTGGCGGCCTTCGCGCCTATGCTTTTTATGACGGGAATTTTTGGGAAGTTCATTTACAGCATCCCGCTAGTCGTAATCATCGCGTTACTCGCATCTCTTTCGGAAGCGTTTTTTATTCTTCCTTCCCACTTATACGATATCAATAAGCATAAATTTCATTCGGGCGAAATCAAGGAAGAAAGCGGATGGTTCTATAAACTCAAGGTCAACTATTACCTTCCTCTTTTGAAGTTTGCTCTTAAGCATAGGCTTCAGATTTTTATTTATCTGTCCGCAATGCTTGTGGGAAGTTTTGCGCTTTTCGCGGTTTTTGGAAAGTTTAAACTTTTTCCCGGCTCCGTGGACGTATTTCAGATTAAACTTACGGGCCAAACGGGGATGTCTCTTCAGGAAATGGAACGATTCACCCACGTTTTAGAAACGGAGCTTGCAAAAATTTCCAAAGTAGAAATTGAAAATTACGTAACTAGAGTGGGAATCATTCAAAAAGATCCGAACGATCCTTTCACTAAACGAGGAAAACATTACGGTCAAGTTCTCGTATATCTAGCGCCTGAAGAAAATAGAAAAAGAACAACCGACACGATCATCTCGGAAGTCAGGGAGAAAACGATCTGGCTCCTGAACGAAAAATCCGTGAAAGTCCTTGAGGAAACTCGTAAAAAAGAAGCAGAAAAGAAAAAGGAAGAATACAAACCTTTCAATCTAAACACATTCCCTTCCGAATTTTCGCGTTTTAAAGGACAACTTTCCGCTTTGGATTTTGAAAAAATCTCCGGAGGCCCTCCCGTTGGAAAACCGGTGGCGATCGAAATTCGCGGAGACGATTATGACAATCTGATCGCCATCGGAGAAGAATACAAAGCCGTGATGGCTAAGGTTCCGGGCATTACGGATATCGGTGACGATTTTAACGAAGGTAAGGACGAAATTAGAATCAAGGTAAACGAATCCCTCGCTTCGACCGCGGGAGTTTCCGTATTCAAAGTAGCGCAGGCGATCAATACTGCATTCCAAGGAACCGTAGCTACAAAGATTAAACGAGCCGACGAAGAAATAGAAGTTAAGGTTCGTTTTCCGGAAGAAGTGAGGAAATCCATCGGATCTCTTAACAATATCTTTGTAAGCAATCAATTAGGAAAACTCATTCCGGTATCCAGACTGATTACTTATGTTCGAGAGCCCGGTTTGGCAAACATCAATCATTTGGACGGCAAGCGTCTTCTCACTGTTACGGCTAACTTGGACGAAAGTAAAACCGATACGAGAAGGGCTAACGCGGAAATTGCGAGACTTTCCAAAGGAATCATCGATAAGTATCCCGGTTATCGAATGCGTTTCGGCGGAGAAAATAAGGATACGGAAGAATCGCTTACAAGTTTAGGGAGAGCCTTTCTAATTGCGTTCATTATCATTTTCATGATTCTCGCTTCCCTATTCCGTTCGGTGATTCAACCTGTAATCGTAGTGAGTTCCATTCCGTTTTCCTTGATTGGTGTAATTTTAGCGTTTATTCTTCATGGAGAATATTTCGGATTTCTTGCCTTTTTAGGAATTGTGGGACTCGCGGGAGTTGTAGTCAACGATTCCATAGTTCTCGTAGATTTTGCCAATCAGTTAAAGTTGGAAAAACCGGGAGAAGACATAGATTCGATTCTGATTGAAACGGGATTGCTACGACTCAGACCTGTAGTTTTAACAACGGTGACAACGGTTCTAGGATTGCTTCCTACGGCTTATGGTATCGGAGGACGAGATCCATTTCTTGTTCCAATGGCTCTTGCCTTTGGATGGGGACTTGCTTTTTCTTCCTTTTTGACCTTGGTTGCGGTTCCAGTTTTATACAAAACGATCCACAATGCTCAGTTAAGAATGAATCGTTTGTCTTCAAAATTCAGCAGATGA
- the def gene encoding peptide deformylase, protein MSVRKILRMGDPILRQVSKPVTENELQTKEFKKLIRDMFDTMRHAEGVGLAAPQIGILKQIVVVGSEDNERYPGTPDVPERVILNPVITSLTKDTSGFWEGCLSVPGMRGYVERPNKIRMQWMDERGNQFDETIDGYKAVVYQHECDHLSGILYVDRLKDTKLFGFNDTIDSGGSFLD, encoded by the coding sequence ATGTCAGTCAGAAAAATTTTAAGGATGGGGGACCCGATTCTCCGTCAAGTTTCAAAACCCGTCACGGAAAATGAACTTCAAACAAAAGAATTCAAAAAACTCATCCGCGATATGTTCGATACGATGCGTCACGCGGAAGGTGTGGGACTAGCGGCTCCTCAAATCGGAATCTTGAAGCAGATTGTGGTCGTAGGTTCCGAAGACAATGAACGTTATCCGGGCACTCCGGACGTTCCCGAACGAGTCATTTTAAATCCGGTCATCACTTCTCTTACAAAAGACACTTCCGGTTTTTGGGAAGGTTGCCTTTCTGTACCTGGAATGCGAGGTTACGTGGAACGGCCGAACAAAATTAGAATGCAATGGATGGACGAAAGAGGAAACCAATTTGATGAGACGATAGACGGTTACAAAGCGGTCGTCTATCAACACGAATGCGATCACCTTTCGGGAATCCTATACGTGGATCGTTTAAAAGACACAAAGCTATTCGGTTTCAATGACACTATTGATTCCGGAGGAAGCTTTCTAGATTAA